One genomic segment of Burkholderia multivorans ATCC BAA-247 includes these proteins:
- a CDS encoding response regulator, translated as MSAPDTARPAARLLLVDDHPLVRDGLRMRLEAADLSVVGEAGNADEALALAAELEPDLALMDVGMNGMNGIALAGVFHERFPAIRVLMLSMHDNVEYVTQAVRAGASGYLLKDSPASEIVRAIGAVLAGQTFFSEGLAARMIQASAAASPLDRLTPRERDILDALAEGLSSKQIAQQTGLSVRTVETHRLNLKRKLDIEGQAELIKFAVEHRRR; from the coding sequence ATGAGCGCCCCCGACACCGCCCGACCCGCCGCCCGGCTGCTGCTCGTCGACGATCATCCGCTCGTGCGCGACGGGCTGCGCATGCGGCTCGAAGCGGCCGATCTGTCCGTGGTCGGCGAAGCCGGCAACGCCGACGAGGCGCTTGCGCTCGCGGCCGAACTCGAGCCCGATCTCGCGCTGATGGACGTCGGCATGAACGGAATGAACGGCATCGCGCTGGCCGGCGTGTTCCACGAGCGATTTCCGGCGATCCGCGTGCTGATGCTGTCGATGCACGACAACGTCGAATACGTGACGCAAGCCGTGCGGGCGGGCGCGAGCGGCTATCTGCTGAAGGATTCGCCGGCCAGCGAGATCGTCCGCGCGATCGGCGCGGTGCTCGCGGGGCAAACCTTCTTCAGCGAGGGGCTCGCCGCACGGATGATCCAGGCGAGCGCGGCCGCGTCGCCGCTCGACCGGCTGACGCCGCGCGAACGCGACATCCTCGATGCGCTCGCCGAAGGGCTGTCGAGCAAGCAGATCGCGCAGCAGACGGGGCTGTCGGTGCGCACGGTGGAAACGCACCGGCTCAACCTGAAACGCAAGCTCGACATCGAAGGGCAGGCCGAACTGATCAAGTTCGCGGTCGAGCATCGGCGGCGCTAG
- a CDS encoding cache domain-containing protein: MKLKAKIFLLAIVPFLLAIAGIGFGVRQQATSLARTQHATIQAAYLSSKEVELKHYVELATSAIMPLYDAAGRNGRDDAMLRTQALAMLQKMDFGPDGYFFVYDLHGNALMHPREPERVGHNFWTMRDPQGALTIQQLIGAASRGGGFVRYVWQRPSTGKPAPKLGYVVALERWGWMVGTGIYLDDVDTALQRIDARASANIERTMSWLTAIALTGAAAIAVCALVLNVSESRSADAKLKQLAQRVVESQEQERARLSRELHDGISQMMVSAKLMLESALARFERGTVRVPEAERALASGVVRLGDTLREVRRISHALRPAMLDDLGLAAALDQLIREFGAQSGIDIGYTQVAHSGARPLPAAVNTALFRIAQEALSNIVHHAHASRAAVTLDVGAQSVTLTIADNGCGFDAVRSQADERRGIGLRNMRERLDALGGTLTITSQVGHTVVAARVPLRDA; the protein is encoded by the coding sequence ATGAAGCTCAAGGCCAAGATTTTCCTGCTGGCGATCGTGCCGTTCCTGCTCGCGATCGCCGGAATCGGTTTCGGCGTGCGCCAGCAGGCGACGTCGCTCGCGCGCACGCAGCATGCGACGATCCAGGCCGCGTATCTGTCGAGCAAGGAAGTCGAGCTGAAGCACTACGTCGAGCTCGCGACCAGCGCGATCATGCCGCTGTACGACGCGGCCGGCCGCAACGGGCGCGACGACGCGATGCTGCGCACGCAGGCGCTCGCGATGCTGCAGAAGATGGATTTCGGCCCGGACGGCTATTTCTTCGTGTACGACCTGCACGGCAACGCGCTGATGCATCCGCGCGAGCCTGAGCGCGTCGGCCACAACTTCTGGACGATGCGCGACCCGCAGGGCGCGCTGACGATCCAGCAGCTGATCGGCGCCGCGTCGCGCGGCGGCGGCTTCGTGCGCTACGTCTGGCAACGGCCGTCGACCGGCAAGCCGGCGCCGAAGCTCGGCTACGTGGTCGCGCTCGAACGCTGGGGCTGGATGGTCGGCACCGGCATCTATCTCGACGACGTCGATACCGCACTGCAGCGGATCGACGCCCGCGCTTCCGCGAACATCGAGCGCACGATGAGCTGGCTGACCGCGATCGCGCTCACCGGCGCCGCGGCGATCGCCGTATGCGCGCTGGTGCTGAACGTCAGCGAGTCGCGCAGCGCCGATGCGAAGCTCAAGCAGCTCGCGCAGCGCGTCGTCGAATCGCAGGAGCAGGAGCGCGCGCGGCTGTCGCGCGAGCTGCACGACGGGATCAGCCAGATGATGGTGTCCGCGAAGCTGATGCTCGAATCGGCGCTCGCGCGCTTCGAGCGCGGCACGGTGCGCGTGCCGGAAGCCGAGCGCGCGCTCGCGTCCGGCGTCGTGCGGCTCGGCGACACGCTGCGCGAGGTGCGCCGCATCTCGCACGCGCTGCGCCCGGCGATGCTCGACGATCTCGGCCTCGCGGCGGCGCTCGATCAGCTGATCCGCGAATTCGGCGCGCAAAGCGGCATCGACATCGGCTACACGCAGGTCGCGCACAGCGGCGCGCGGCCGCTGCCCGCAGCCGTGAACACCGCGCTGTTCCGGATCGCGCAGGAAGCGCTGAGCAACATCGTGCATCATGCGCACGCGTCGCGCGCGGCCGTCACGCTCGACGTCGGCGCGCAGTCGGTCACGCTGACGATCGCCGACAACGGCTGCGGCTTCGACGCCGTGCGCTCGCAGGCCGACGAGCGCCGCGGCATCGGGCTGCGCAACATGCGCGAGCGCCTCGACGCGCTCGGCGGCACGCTGACGATCACGTCGCAGGTCGGCCACACCGTCGTGGCCGCGCGCGTGCCGCTACGCGACGCGTGA
- a CDS encoding MMPL family transporter, with protein MVTSLIVRLVAWSVRRPVWVVVLSLLIAAFSGVYVARHFKINTDISKLVDAEPQWAALSQAVDRAFPQRNGTILAVVEAPAPEFATAAAHALTESLQKQAAAGRIGPVAEPGGGPFFEHNGLLFLSPQQVADTTSQLASARPLVNELAKNPSLTGLATTLSTTLGQPLLTGQVKLPSMAKLLSRSAATVDDVLAGKPAAFSWRALVDNDAARQPARAFVTVQPVVNYGALKAGAQTSDVIRETARALDLEKRYGAVVRLTGEQPLADDEFSSVEDGAALNGVVTLLVVFVILWLALRSKRMIASVLVTLFVGLVVTAALGLAMVGSLNMISVAFMVLFVGLGVDFSIQYGVKYREERFRDERIDHALIGAAHSMGMPLALATTAVAASFFSFIPTAYRGVSELGLIAGVGMFVALLTTLTLLPALLRLFAPPGESKTPGFPWLAPVDDYLDRHRKPILIGTLAVVIGALPLLAFLHFDFNPLHLKDPHSESMSTLLALKDSPEAAVNDVTLLAPSLADADAAAKRLDALPEVGRTTTLSTFIPADQPEKRAAIATAASTLLPALTQPPAPPATDAQRVAALKRASDLLGYAAEDHPGPGAAAAQHLSQSLAKLAAADSATRDRAERAFADTLRIALNQLAALLQPQEITRDTLPPPLVRDWVAPDGKALVQISPKVPKGVDPNDDTMLRHFATAVKAAEPGAIGGPISILHSANTIISAFLHAALWSIISITILLWITLRRFGDVLRTLVPLLVSGIVTLEMCVVLGMSLNFANIIALPLMLGVGVAFKVYFVMAWRAGQTGLLHSSLTHAVLFSAATTATAFGSLWLSHHPGTSSMGKLLALALTCTLIGAVVFQPVLMGKPRVKRAKNQAQGINE; from the coding sequence ATGGTGACATCTCTCATCGTCCGACTCGTCGCGTGGTCGGTACGACGCCCGGTCTGGGTCGTCGTACTGTCGCTGCTGATTGCCGCGTTCAGCGGCGTCTATGTTGCGCGTCACTTCAAGATCAATACCGACATCAGCAAGCTGGTCGATGCGGAGCCGCAATGGGCGGCGCTCAGTCAGGCGGTCGATCGCGCGTTCCCGCAGCGCAACGGCACGATCCTCGCGGTCGTCGAGGCGCCCGCGCCCGAGTTCGCGACCGCGGCCGCGCATGCGCTGACCGAATCGCTGCAGAAGCAGGCCGCGGCCGGCCGGATCGGGCCCGTCGCCGAGCCGGGCGGCGGTCCGTTCTTCGAGCACAACGGGCTGCTGTTCCTGTCGCCGCAGCAGGTCGCCGACACGACGTCGCAGCTCGCGAGCGCGCGCCCGCTCGTCAACGAACTCGCGAAGAATCCGAGCCTCACGGGGCTCGCGACGACGCTGTCGACGACGCTCGGCCAGCCGCTGCTGACCGGGCAGGTGAAGCTGCCGTCGATGGCGAAGCTGCTCTCGCGCAGCGCCGCGACCGTCGACGACGTGCTCGCCGGCAAGCCCGCCGCGTTCTCGTGGCGCGCGCTCGTCGACAACGATGCCGCGCGGCAGCCGGCGCGCGCGTTCGTGACCGTGCAGCCGGTGGTCAACTACGGCGCGCTGAAGGCCGGCGCGCAGACGAGCGACGTGATCCGCGAAACCGCGCGCGCGCTCGATCTCGAGAAGCGCTACGGCGCGGTCGTGCGGCTGACCGGCGAACAGCCGCTCGCCGACGACGAATTCTCGTCGGTCGAAGACGGCGCGGCGCTGAACGGCGTCGTCACGCTGCTCGTCGTGTTCGTCATCCTCTGGCTTGCGCTGCGCTCGAAGCGCATGATCGCGTCGGTGCTCGTCACGCTGTTCGTCGGGCTCGTCGTCACCGCGGCGCTCGGGCTCGCGATGGTCGGCTCGCTGAACATGATCTCGGTCGCGTTCATGGTGCTGTTCGTCGGCCTCGGCGTCGACTTCTCGATCCAGTACGGCGTGAAGTACCGCGAAGAGCGCTTTCGCGACGAGCGCATCGACCACGCGCTGATCGGTGCCGCGCACTCGATGGGCATGCCGCTCGCGCTCGCCACCACGGCCGTCGCCGCGAGCTTCTTCTCGTTCATTCCGACCGCGTATCGCGGCGTGTCGGAGCTCGGGCTGATCGCCGGCGTCGGGATGTTCGTCGCGCTGCTGACGACGCTGACGCTGCTGCCCGCGCTGCTGCGCCTGTTCGCGCCGCCGGGCGAATCGAAGACGCCCGGCTTTCCGTGGCTCGCGCCCGTCGACGACTATCTCGATCGCCACCGCAAGCCGATCCTGATCGGCACGCTCGCGGTCGTGATCGGCGCGCTGCCGCTGCTCGCGTTCCTGCATTTCGACTTCAACCCGCTGCATCTGAAAGACCCGCACAGCGAATCGATGTCGACGCTGCTCGCGCTGAAGGATTCGCCCGAAGCGGCCGTCAACGACGTGACGCTGCTCGCACCGTCGCTCGCCGATGCCGACGCGGCCGCGAAACGCCTCGACGCGCTGCCCGAAGTCGGCCGCACGACGACGCTGTCGACGTTCATCCCCGCCGATCAGCCGGAAAAACGCGCGGCGATCGCGACGGCCGCGAGCACGCTGCTGCCCGCGCTCACGCAGCCGCCCGCGCCGCCCGCCACCGACGCGCAGCGCGTCGCCGCCCTCAAGCGCGCGTCGGATCTGCTCGGCTACGCGGCCGAAGATCATCCGGGGCCGGGCGCCGCGGCCGCGCAGCACCTGTCGCAGTCGCTCGCGAAACTCGCGGCCGCCGACAGCGCGACGCGCGACCGCGCGGAGCGCGCTTTCGCCGACACGTTGCGCATCGCGCTGAATCAGCTCGCGGCGCTGCTGCAGCCGCAGGAGATCACGCGCGACACGCTGCCGCCGCCGCTCGTGCGCGACTGGGTCGCCCCCGACGGCAAGGCGCTCGTGCAGATTTCGCCGAAGGTGCCGAAGGGCGTCGACCCGAACGACGACACGATGCTGCGCCACTTCGCGACCGCCGTGAAAGCGGCCGAACCGGGCGCGATCGGCGGGCCGATCTCGATCCTGCATTCGGCGAATACGATCATCAGCGCGTTCCTGCACGCGGCGCTGTGGTCGATCATCTCGATCACGATCCTGCTGTGGATCACGCTGCGCCGTTTCGGCGACGTGCTGCGCACGCTGGTGCCGCTGCTCGTGTCGGGGATCGTCACGCTCGAGATGTGCGTGGTGCTCGGCATGTCGCTGAACTTCGCGAACATCATCGCGCTGCCGCTGATGCTCGGCGTCGGCGTCGCGTTCAAGGTGTATTTCGTGATGGCGTGGCGCGCGGGGCAAACCGGCCTGCTGCATTCGAGCCTGACCCACGCGGTGCTGTTCAGCGCCGCGACGACCGCGACCGCGTTCGGCAGCCTGTGGCTGTCGCATCATCCGGGTACGTCGAGCATGGGCAAGCTGCTCGCGCTGGCGCTGACCTGTACGCTGATCGGCGCCGTCGTGTTTCAGCCCGTCCTGATGGGCAAACCGCGCGTGAAGCGCGCGAAGAACCAAGCGCAAGGAATCAATGAATAA
- the tssM gene encoding type VI secretion system membrane subunit TssM, translating into MKKILSFPSSRHLWAVVMVIAAVVVIWFAGPLLTFGGLSPLASIGIRLTLIALVLAAWVLWLIDWTMSIVIVVLLCLAIWHAFPLVMLSGKPLFASVTARILAMICVVFVYAGVMLVRWWNQMRRHPGRLRRWLRLGKRGPQPFAASRLAEIEDIARATIAQLKAGRAAHGRLARLFRGAAHLYDVPWYVVLGPKGSGKTSMLRNSGLAFPLDARLQHSLAPDDARALPGWRLTNEAVLIDTAGHYVQHGTSRYSLPVASSDGPNGGKRKNQPPDVGAIRRQCDAAEWHGFLRLLRRIRPRLPLNGVLLTIDVAALAHADPAAHTTESRALRARLEEMQAEFGIGFPVWLVVTKIDRLPGFTDYFASLGQAERAQILGVTLRSDLQVRLDDAIRTELNLLATRLGDGVTSLLRNETDMDRRRRLAVLPESAAALVNPLADLIEHVFAKDDNGGPTQPHAMFRGVYLTSAIQGDYAVAAERRTLLRRMVDASGTTRRAPRPARGETSYFLRDLWLAVVFREGHLAIPNWNREHRARLQRWLGHSLVWLIAAAMCVNLWNGFVTERTSLATLGQKARSLDALLARSDLSANPERVPMVLNRAKELLHDATHLATDADGTFRFATARLETIASDSRHVHEALSEQAVLPHIVRRMEDAIGSAVEIGDAQAAYDALRVYLMLHDRERFNANDVRMWLLDDWSRHDSAAMFGGRAAMIGHVQRLFSEGHVVRSPLSPNDGLIRQARVFLDGSDLIERLYGRAKATMWNDAPDDFSLLRMVGTQAGMVFTRVSGAPLSGGVPGIFTREGYQAVFSKRLPEFLRAASDDDAWVMGRRASGDPRRNSAGTLNAPNQDDDALLAAVTRRYLLEYAQQWDAFLGDIRIVSGTSLAFNLTILRTLAAPDSPLTRLARAAVIETTLTQPMAKSDGAFLAKATDAIHQKAETILGPRASEQLEREWVDRHFAALREVVTGHADTRSDTQRVETSAGRTGLDGIADLLNDYYAALAIADDALLNNSMPPESEHAAKLKMMADTMPAPLRAVLHQLAVEGSRGVNQGIGRLLSRQVQAAIGDVCRTTIEGNYPFSPDSSRDVGIDDFTRMFAHGGVIDDFFTRTLAPFVDTAAKPWRYRTLPGATEAVQGPDLAPFEHAKAIRDIFFNEVDRRRPSWKVDIRIPELDPTIMSLSLDIDGQTTRYRHGPVGPFTVTWPGPRGGAHAWLVASPSIGPNTSTIAADGPWALMRLLRKGHVIETATLGRTRVVFSFDGREAALDIASAGSAANPLTSDVLATFRCPGTTAMFNLPDSGPPPGLPHGRLPAMPDSGL; encoded by the coding sequence ATGAAGAAGATTCTCTCGTTTCCAAGTTCGCGTCATCTGTGGGCGGTCGTGATGGTGATTGCTGCCGTCGTCGTGATCTGGTTTGCAGGACCGCTACTGACTTTCGGCGGACTGAGCCCGCTCGCCTCGATCGGCATTCGACTGACGTTGATCGCGTTGGTACTCGCCGCATGGGTCCTGTGGCTGATCGACTGGACGATGAGCATCGTGATCGTCGTGCTGCTCTGTCTCGCGATCTGGCATGCGTTTCCGCTCGTGATGCTGTCTGGCAAACCGCTGTTTGCTTCCGTAACGGCCCGCATTCTGGCAATGATCTGTGTGGTGTTCGTTTATGCCGGCGTCATGTTGGTCCGCTGGTGGAATCAAATGCGCCGGCACCCCGGTCGGCTCAGACGATGGCTTCGACTCGGCAAGCGTGGCCCACAGCCGTTTGCCGCATCGCGCTTGGCAGAGATCGAAGACATCGCCCGCGCAACGATCGCGCAGTTGAAAGCCGGGCGAGCGGCCCACGGAAGGCTGGCGCGACTGTTTCGAGGCGCAGCACATCTCTACGATGTGCCTTGGTACGTCGTGCTGGGTCCGAAGGGTTCGGGCAAGACCTCGATGTTGCGTAACTCCGGCTTGGCGTTTCCGCTCGATGCTCGACTTCAGCATTCGCTTGCACCCGATGACGCGCGGGCTTTGCCGGGATGGCGGCTGACCAATGAGGCGGTGCTGATCGATACGGCGGGCCACTACGTGCAACACGGCACGTCGCGCTACTCGCTGCCGGTGGCGTCGTCGGACGGGCCGAACGGCGGCAAGCGGAAAAATCAGCCACCCGACGTGGGCGCTATTCGCAGGCAGTGCGATGCCGCGGAGTGGCACGGATTTCTTCGGCTGCTTCGCCGTATCCGGCCTCGCCTGCCGCTGAATGGCGTGCTGTTGACGATCGACGTCGCTGCGCTGGCGCATGCGGATCCCGCCGCACATACGACCGAGAGTCGCGCGTTGCGGGCTCGCCTCGAGGAGATGCAAGCCGAATTCGGCATCGGGTTTCCCGTCTGGCTGGTCGTCACGAAAATAGATCGGCTCCCGGGTTTCACCGACTATTTCGCGTCGCTCGGGCAAGCCGAGCGTGCGCAGATTTTGGGTGTGACGTTGCGGTCCGATCTGCAGGTGCGGCTCGACGATGCGATCAGGACAGAATTGAATCTGCTTGCCACGCGTCTCGGCGATGGCGTCACGAGTCTGCTTCGCAACGAAACCGATATGGACCGGCGGCGCCGTCTTGCGGTGTTGCCCGAATCGGCTGCGGCACTGGTGAACCCGTTGGCCGACCTGATCGAACACGTGTTCGCCAAGGACGACAACGGCGGGCCGACGCAACCGCATGCGATGTTCCGAGGCGTTTATCTGACGAGCGCAATCCAGGGTGATTACGCGGTCGCTGCGGAACGTCGAACGCTATTGCGACGCATGGTCGACGCATCCGGCACAACACGGAGGGCCCCGCGGCCGGCGCGTGGCGAAACCAGTTACTTCCTGCGCGATTTGTGGCTCGCGGTCGTGTTTCGTGAAGGGCATCTCGCGATCCCGAACTGGAATCGCGAGCATCGGGCACGACTGCAGCGGTGGCTGGGACACTCGCTCGTGTGGCTGATTGCCGCCGCAATGTGCGTCAATCTTTGGAATGGCTTCGTCACGGAACGAACATCGCTTGCGACGCTCGGGCAAAAGGCACGGTCACTCGACGCATTACTCGCACGAAGCGACCTTTCCGCCAATCCCGAGCGTGTGCCGATGGTGTTGAATCGTGCGAAGGAATTGCTGCATGACGCGACGCATCTCGCCACCGATGCAGACGGCACGTTTCGTTTTGCAACGGCCCGCCTCGAGACGATCGCGTCCGACAGCCGCCATGTGCACGAGGCCCTGTCGGAGCAGGCCGTGTTGCCGCACATCGTCCGCCGCATGGAGGACGCGATCGGCAGTGCCGTGGAGATCGGCGATGCCCAAGCCGCTTACGACGCGTTGCGCGTGTACCTGATGCTCCACGACCGAGAGCGGTTCAACGCGAACGACGTCAGGATGTGGCTGCTTGACGATTGGTCGAGGCACGACAGTGCGGCCATGTTCGGTGGGCGTGCCGCAATGATCGGCCACGTCCAACGGTTGTTTTCCGAGGGACATGTCGTGCGCTCGCCACTGTCCCCTAACGATGGTTTGATCCGGCAGGCACGTGTCTTTCTCGACGGCAGCGACCTGATTGAACGTCTTTACGGGCGCGCCAAAGCGACGATGTGGAACGACGCGCCGGACGATTTTTCGCTGCTGCGGATGGTTGGAACGCAGGCCGGCATGGTCTTTACGCGCGTCAGCGGAGCGCCCTTATCCGGCGGCGTGCCGGGAATCTTTACGCGAGAAGGCTATCAGGCGGTGTTCAGCAAACGCTTGCCGGAATTCCTTCGCGCGGCAAGCGACGACGACGCCTGGGTAATGGGACGTCGAGCGTCGGGCGATCCTCGCAGGAATTCCGCTGGCACGCTGAACGCCCCGAACCAGGACGACGACGCGCTGCTGGCAGCGGTTACGCGGCGGTACCTGCTCGAGTACGCGCAACAATGGGATGCGTTTCTCGGCGACATCCGTATCGTGAGCGGAACGAGTCTCGCGTTCAACCTCACGATACTGCGAACTCTTGCCGCGCCCGATTCACCGCTGACGCGTCTGGCCCGGGCGGCGGTAATCGAAACGACGCTGACACAGCCCATGGCGAAGTCGGACGGCGCTTTCCTCGCAAAAGCGACCGACGCGATCCACCAGAAAGCCGAGACGATACTGGGGCCTCGTGCATCGGAACAGCTTGAACGCGAGTGGGTCGATCGTCATTTCGCGGCATTGCGCGAGGTCGTGACGGGCCATGCCGATACACGCTCGGATACGCAGCGAGTCGAAACGTCGGCGGGAAGAACGGGCCTGGACGGCATCGCCGATCTGTTGAACGACTACTACGCAGCGCTCGCGATTGCGGACGATGCGCTACTGAACAACAGCATGCCGCCGGAAAGCGAGCACGCCGCGAAGCTGAAGATGATGGCCGATACGATGCCCGCGCCGTTGCGGGCAGTGCTGCATCAACTCGCCGTCGAGGGCTCACGCGGAGTCAATCAGGGTATCGGCCGGCTGCTGTCGCGCCAGGTGCAGGCAGCAATCGGGGACGTTTGTCGAACGACGATCGAAGGCAACTACCCGTTCTCGCCCGATAGCAGCCGCGACGTCGGCATCGACGATTTCACGCGGATGTTTGCGCACGGAGGCGTGATCGACGACTTCTTCACGAGAACGCTAGCTCCGTTCGTCGATACCGCTGCGAAACCGTGGCGCTACCGGACGCTGCCGGGTGCGACCGAAGCCGTCCAAGGGCCGGACCTCGCGCCATTCGAGCATGCCAAGGCAATCCGCGACATTTTCTTCAACGAGGTTGATCGCCGGCGACCGAGCTGGAAGGTCGACATCCGCATCCCTGAACTCGATCCGACGATCATGAGCCTGTCGCTCGACATCGACGGACAGACGACGCGTTATCGACATGGCCCGGTCGGGCCTTTTACGGTGACCTGGCCGGGACCGCGCGGTGGCGCACACGCATGGCTCGTCGCGAGCCCGAGCATCGGGCCGAACACGTCGACGATCGCAGCGGACGGACCATGGGCGCTAATGCGCTTGCTTCGGAAGGGGCACGTAATCGAGACGGCCACGTTGGGCCGCACGCGCGTGGTGTTCAGCTTCGACGGTCGCGAAGCAGCGCTCGACATCGCGAGCGCGGGAAGTGCCGCGAATCCGTTGACGAGCGATGTGCTCGCGACGTTCCGCTGTCCGGGCACAACGGCGATGTTCAACCTGCCCGATAGCGGCCCGCCGCCGGGATTGCCGCACGGCAGGTTACCGGCAATGCCTGACAGCGGGCTTTGA
- a CDS encoding MlaA family lipoprotein: MNNMRIIAVTVAASAMLSGCATGPNRNPNDPLEPMNRAMYKFNDTVDEHIAVPIAKGYQKITPTPLRTAISNFFSNLGDLGNMANNLLQLRITDATQDLMRVAMNSVFGMAGLIDIATPAGLPKHHQDFGLTLARWGVPSGPYLVLPVFGPSTFRDGVGRAVDVRFNLLNYIEPAARNPMYVMQFISARSDLLGATDLLKQAALDPYSFVRDAYLQQRKSLTYRGQSSAGVPSYNEPGEAGAVPAATPAAPGLPTYEDPGESGGTGGGAPNNAPAAPGLPQYDDPGADTATPASAPAAASATAPAGSTTAPAASGAPIAPAMPTVPASSPAAQ, encoded by the coding sequence ATGAATAACATGCGAATCATCGCGGTGACCGTCGCCGCAAGCGCGATGCTGTCCGGCTGCGCGACGGGACCCAACCGCAACCCCAACGACCCGCTCGAGCCGATGAACCGCGCGATGTACAAGTTCAACGACACCGTCGACGAGCACATCGCGGTGCCGATCGCGAAGGGCTACCAGAAGATCACGCCGACGCCGCTGCGTACCGCGATCAGCAACTTCTTCTCGAACCTCGGCGATCTCGGCAACATGGCGAACAACCTGCTGCAGCTGCGGATCACCGATGCGACGCAGGATCTGATGCGCGTCGCGATGAACTCGGTGTTCGGCATGGCCGGGCTGATCGACATCGCGACGCCCGCGGGGCTGCCGAAGCATCACCAGGACTTCGGGCTGACGCTCGCGCGCTGGGGCGTGCCGTCGGGCCCGTACCTCGTGCTGCCGGTGTTCGGGCCGAGCACGTTCCGCGACGGCGTCGGGCGCGCGGTCGACGTGCGCTTCAACCTGCTGAACTACATCGAGCCGGCTGCGCGCAATCCGATGTACGTGATGCAGTTCATCAGCGCGCGTTCCGACCTGCTCGGCGCGACCGATCTGCTGAAGCAGGCCGCGCTCGATCCGTATTCGTTCGTGCGCGACGCGTATCTGCAGCAGCGCAAGTCGCTCACGTACCGCGGCCAGTCGTCGGCCGGGGTGCCGAGCTACAACGAGCCGGGCGAAGCGGGCGCCGTGCCGGCAGCGACGCCGGCCGCGCCGGGGCTGCCCACTTACGAGGATCCGGGCGAGTCGGGCGGCACGGGTGGCGGCGCGCCGAACAACGCGCCGGCCGCGCCGGGATTGCCGCAGTACGACGATCCGGGCGCGGACACCGCGACGCCGGCCAGCGCCCCGGCTGCCGCGTCGGCCACCGCACCGGCCGGCTCGACGACGGCACCGGCCGCGAGCGGCGCGCCGATCGCGCCGGCGATGCCGACCGTGCCCGCAAGCAGTCCGGCCGCGCAGTAA
- a CDS encoding MlaC/ttg2D family ABC transporter substrate-binding protein yields the protein MKRHLFAFLAAAAVSVSAFAQSAPVDIVRHAVEGTVNAMKADPAARGGDMAKITQVVEQRFLPATNFERTTRIAVGDAWKQATPQQQQELYKQFRLLMTRTYAASLAQLGNQDAKFSFKAGGTSGADALVQSTVTTPGDSQSVGYRLGKVGNDWKIYDIDMSGAWLIQVYQGQFKSQLASGGIDGLIAYLQKHNSRTN from the coding sequence ATGAAACGTCATCTGTTTGCTTTCCTCGCCGCGGCCGCCGTGTCGGTTTCCGCTTTCGCGCAGAGCGCGCCGGTCGACATCGTCCGCCATGCGGTCGAAGGTACCGTCAACGCGATGAAGGCCGATCCGGCCGCACGCGGCGGCGACATGGCGAAGATCACGCAGGTCGTCGAGCAGCGCTTCCTGCCCGCGACGAACTTCGAGCGCACGACGCGCATCGCGGTCGGCGACGCGTGGAAGCAGGCGACGCCGCAACAGCAGCAGGAGCTCTACAAGCAGTTCCGGCTGCTGATGACGCGCACGTACGCCGCATCGCTCGCGCAGCTCGGCAACCAGGACGCGAAGTTCTCGTTCAAGGCCGGCGGCACGTCGGGCGCCGACGCGCTCGTGCAGTCGACGGTCACGACGCCGGGCGACAGCCAGTCGGTCGGCTACCGGCTCGGCAAGGTCGGCAACGACTGGAAGATCTACGACATCGACATGTCCGGGGCGTGGCTGATCCAGGTCTATCAGGGGCAGTTCAAGAGCCAGCTCGCGTCGGGCGGCATCGACGGCCTGATCGCGTATCTGCAGAAGCACAATTCCCGCACGAACTGA